A stretch of Corallococcus macrosporus DNA encodes these proteins:
- a CDS encoding xanthine dehydrogenase family protein molybdopterin-binding subunit — translation MADTLPTDSAPPGGLDRRRFLTWLVASPTLMIAARCGLDLPSAQASEAPALAETPLNLYVAVRTDGRVVATLPRTEMGQGITTAVAMLVAEELDTGLEAVDVSTADADPRWLIQLTGLSSTMRYLAGPLRAAAAEARARLVTAAAHRWRVLALSLTTSQGEVRAPDGRRLGYGELAEDAARVLLPEVSPLPKSPSEYTVVGQPTGRVDARAIVTGEARYTLDLDIPGAVPTVVARPPTLRGTVQSLNASTARAMPGVVGVVRIPSGVAVAAGTFAQAFAARDALQITWAPGPASHLSDANIRTRLRDAIGPRPLPPLLTTRVVEGRFDFPYLAHAPMETQSCVARVTADTAEIWSGVQDPKFARSQVAAALGWALTPQRVTVHPIRAGGGFGRRFFTESAVEAALISRALGQPVKLMWSRNDDMRHGHYRPASHHRILASLGPGGSILGWHHRAAIPTVEFPHGFGDLLTSLLGQALPDVTSAVFFALTQHVPYQFGWVAQKLAEVPLPIPTASFRSVFTSQVGVANEVFVDQLARELQRDPVELRRSRLTSRRLKAVLDRVVLEGAWGRALPPGVAQGVAVLEEWDSAIAHLIEVDVTSGTPRVLRVVIAADVGLPINPKGIEAQLQGAALDAMSTTLSAGLHIDAGAVREGSFADYRWLRMKHAPASIQVHLVRSDDRVGGVGELGYPSAAAALTNAIARATGTMPTRFPILDEGP, via the coding sequence ATGGCTGACACGCTGCCCACGGATTCAGCTCCTCCCGGCGGTCTGGACCGCCGCCGGTTCCTGACGTGGCTGGTGGCTTCACCCACGTTGATGATCGCGGCGCGGTGCGGGCTCGACCTTCCCTCGGCCCAGGCCTCGGAGGCTCCTGCGCTGGCGGAGACTCCCCTCAACCTCTACGTCGCCGTCCGGACCGATGGGCGCGTCGTCGCCACCCTGCCCCGCACGGAGATGGGCCAGGGCATCACCACCGCCGTGGCCATGCTCGTCGCGGAAGAGCTCGACACGGGCCTGGAGGCCGTGGACGTGTCCACCGCCGACGCGGATCCCCGCTGGCTCATCCAGCTGACCGGGCTGTCCTCCACGATGCGCTACCTGGCCGGCCCACTCCGCGCCGCCGCCGCGGAAGCCCGGGCCCGGCTGGTCACCGCCGCCGCGCACCGCTGGCGAGTCCTCGCCCTCAGCCTCACCACCTCGCAAGGCGAGGTCCGTGCGCCCGACGGCCGCCGGCTCGGCTACGGCGAGCTGGCCGAGGACGCCGCGCGCGTGCTGCTGCCGGAAGTCTCCCCGCTGCCGAAATCTCCGAGCGAGTACACCGTCGTCGGTCAGCCCACGGGACGTGTCGACGCACGCGCCATCGTCACCGGCGAGGCACGGTACACCCTGGACCTCGACATCCCGGGCGCGGTGCCGACGGTCGTGGCGCGGCCTCCCACGCTGCGCGGCACGGTCCAGTCCCTCAATGCCTCCACCGCCCGCGCGATGCCCGGCGTCGTGGGCGTGGTGCGGATCCCGTCAGGCGTGGCGGTGGCGGCCGGGACGTTCGCGCAGGCCTTCGCGGCGCGCGACGCGTTGCAGATCACCTGGGCACCGGGACCGGCCAGCCACCTCTCCGACGCCAACATCCGGACCCGGCTGCGTGACGCCATCGGGCCCCGGCCGCTGCCCCCGCTGCTCACGACGCGAGTCGTGGAGGGCCGCTTCGACTTCCCCTACCTCGCGCACGCGCCCATGGAGACGCAGAGCTGCGTGGCCCGCGTGACGGCGGACACCGCTGAAATCTGGTCCGGCGTCCAGGATCCGAAGTTCGCGCGGAGCCAGGTGGCCGCGGCGCTCGGCTGGGCGCTCACCCCGCAGCGGGTCACCGTGCATCCCATCCGCGCTGGCGGCGGCTTCGGCCGACGCTTCTTCACCGAGTCCGCCGTCGAGGCCGCGCTCATCTCGCGAGCGCTCGGGCAGCCGGTGAAGCTGATGTGGAGCCGCAACGACGACATGCGCCATGGCCACTACCGGCCCGCCAGCCACCACCGCATCCTCGCCTCGCTGGGCCCCGGCGGATCCATCCTCGGCTGGCATCACCGCGCGGCCATCCCCACCGTGGAGTTCCCCCACGGCTTCGGAGACCTGCTCACGTCGCTGCTCGGACAGGCGCTGCCGGACGTCACCAGCGCGGTGTTCTTCGCGCTCACCCAGCACGTCCCCTACCAGTTCGGCTGGGTCGCCCAGAAGCTGGCCGAAGTGCCGCTCCCCATCCCCACCGCCTCCTTCCGCTCCGTCTTCACCAGCCAGGTCGGCGTGGCCAACGAGGTCTTCGTCGACCAGCTGGCCCGTGAGCTCCAGCGCGACCCCGTGGAGCTGCGCCGCTCCCGCCTCACGTCCCGCAGGCTCAAGGCCGTGCTGGACCGGGTGGTGCTCGAAGGGGCCTGGGGCCGCGCGCTGCCACCGGGCGTCGCCCAGGGCGTGGCCGTGCTGGAGGAGTGGGACAGCGCCATCGCCCACCTCATCGAGGTGGACGTCACGTCCGGGACGCCGCGCGTGCTGCGCGTGGTCATCGCCGCGGACGTGGGCCTGCCCATCAACCCGAAGGGCATCGAGGCCCAGCTCCAGGGCGCCGCGCTGGACGCGATGTCCACCACGCTGAGCGCCGGGCTCCACATCGACGCGGGCGCCGTGCGCGAGGGCAGCTTCGCGGACTACCGGTGGCTGCGGATGAAGCACGCGCCCGCCTCCATCCAGGTGCACCTCGTGCGCTCCGACGACCGCGTGGGCGGCGTGGGAGAGCTGGGCTACCCCAGCGCGGCGGCGGCCCTGACCAACGCCATCGCCCGGGCGACGGGCACCATGCCCACCCGCTTCCCCATCCTCGACGAGGGACCCTGA
- a CDS encoding (2Fe-2S)-binding protein: MPAHHFLLNGQPVSVESPADLPLLWVLRDVLGVTGPKYGCGVGVCGACTSHLDGEAFRPCLHPVGEVAGREVKTIEGLADATGLHPVQQAWIAEDVAQCGFCQPGQIMAAVALLRKNPQPTDADIDAAMSDNVCRCGTYVRIRSAIHRAALLLRSGAVPREG; the protein is encoded by the coding sequence ATGCCGGCCCATCACTTCCTGCTCAACGGTCAGCCGGTGTCGGTGGAGTCGCCCGCGGACCTGCCCCTCCTGTGGGTGCTCCGCGACGTGCTGGGCGTCACGGGTCCCAAGTACGGCTGCGGCGTCGGAGTCTGCGGCGCGTGCACCAGCCACCTGGACGGCGAGGCCTTCCGTCCCTGCCTCCACCCCGTGGGCGAGGTCGCGGGCCGCGAGGTGAAGACCATCGAGGGCCTGGCGGACGCGACGGGCCTGCACCCCGTGCAGCAGGCGTGGATCGCCGAGGACGTGGCCCAGTGCGGCTTCTGCCAGCCAGGGCAGATCATGGCCGCCGTCGCGCTGCTGCGGAAGAACCCCCAGCCGACGGACGCGGACATCGACGCGGCCATGAGCGACAACGTCTGCCGCTGCGGCACCTACGTCCGCATCCGCTCCGCCATCCACCGCGCCGCGCTGCTCTTGCGAAGCGGCGCGGTGCCCCGGGAGGGCTGA
- a CDS encoding aldo/keto reductase has product MTTTARIDSLAQYHLLGRSGLRVSPLCLGTMTFGTEWGWGSPRDTAHRILARYLEAGGNFLDTADGYTGGSSEAIIGDWFAQAGGRDRAVIATKFTINTSPGDPNAGGNGRKNIRRALEGSLRRLKTDYVDLYWLHAWDGVTPVDEVMRTLDALVREGKVRYIGLSDVPAWYFTRAQSLAEAEGWERVAALQLEYSLVERNIEREHIPAALALGASITPWSPLASGLLSGKYTREGTQAKGEGRLPSIQGGGNPGFEKLFTERNWAIVDTLREVAKELDRPPAQVALAWVTRRPGVASTIIGATRLEQLEANLHALDVRIPDALAAKLEAVSRPERVHPYHFFEDAFFTGGMFTGGTTVRAEPTWFRPAPR; this is encoded by the coding sequence ATGACGACGACCGCTCGCATCGATTCGCTGGCGCAGTACCACCTGCTGGGCCGCAGTGGCCTGCGCGTGAGCCCGCTGTGCCTGGGCACCATGACCTTCGGCACCGAGTGGGGCTGGGGCAGCCCCCGGGACACCGCGCACCGCATCCTCGCGCGCTACCTGGAGGCCGGCGGCAACTTCCTGGACACGGCGGACGGGTACACCGGCGGCTCCAGCGAGGCCATCATCGGAGACTGGTTCGCGCAGGCCGGCGGCCGCGACCGCGCGGTCATCGCGACGAAGTTCACCATCAACACGTCGCCCGGCGACCCGAACGCGGGCGGCAACGGCCGCAAGAACATCCGCCGCGCGCTGGAGGGGTCGCTGCGGCGGCTGAAGACGGACTACGTGGACCTGTACTGGCTGCACGCGTGGGACGGCGTGACGCCGGTGGACGAGGTGATGCGCACGCTCGACGCGCTCGTGCGCGAGGGCAAGGTCCGCTACATCGGCCTGTCGGACGTGCCGGCCTGGTACTTCACCCGCGCGCAGTCGCTGGCGGAGGCGGAGGGCTGGGAGCGCGTCGCCGCGTTGCAGCTGGAGTACTCGCTGGTGGAGCGGAACATCGAGCGCGAGCACATCCCGGCGGCGCTGGCCCTGGGCGCGTCCATCACGCCGTGGAGCCCGCTGGCGTCGGGGCTGCTGTCCGGCAAGTACACGCGGGAGGGCACGCAGGCGAAGGGCGAGGGGCGGCTGCCCTCCATCCAGGGCGGCGGCAACCCGGGCTTCGAGAAGCTCTTCACCGAGCGCAACTGGGCCATCGTGGACACGCTGCGCGAGGTGGCGAAGGAGCTGGACCGGCCCCCGGCGCAGGTGGCGCTCGCGTGGGTGACGCGCCGGCCGGGCGTGGCGTCCACCATCATCGGCGCGACGCGGCTGGAGCAGCTGGAGGCGAACCTGCACGCGCTCGACGTGCGGATTCCCGATGCGCTCGCCGCGAAGCTGGAGGCCGTCAGCCGCCCGGAGCGGGTCCACCCGTACCACTTCTTCGAGGACGCCTTCTTCACCGGAGGCATGTTCACCGGCGGCACGACGGTCCGCGCCGAGCCCACGTGGTTCCGGCCCGCGCCGAGGTAG
- a CDS encoding LysR family transcriptional regulator — translation MALTPLNALTVFVTVARRRSFSQAAKELGVSSSAVSQAVRQLETKLGQALLARTTRSVSVTDAGQRLLDEAAPGLQSALAALEHLAAGDTQHMTGSLNLSVPAFSVAPVVEPVLPRFLAAHPHVRVNVSVQDRFVDIVKEGYDAGVRLTESVQRDMVQVRLTPAFRFLVVGAPAYFERHGTPRHPRDLVNHACLGYRAPSTGLPYHWEFEQGTKELTVPVKGPLTSDNSALLLTMASAGLGLAYLSELQSAPALRSGALRPVLEEWAPLVPGLFLYYPHRARASRPLRAFIELARELLPRR, via the coding sequence ATGGCCCTGACACCCCTCAACGCCCTGACCGTGTTCGTCACCGTCGCCCGCCGGCGCAGCTTCAGCCAGGCCGCGAAGGAGCTGGGCGTGTCCTCGTCCGCGGTGAGCCAGGCGGTGCGCCAGTTGGAGACGAAGCTGGGACAGGCGCTGCTCGCCCGCACCACGCGCAGCGTGTCCGTCACCGACGCCGGACAGCGGCTGCTGGACGAAGCCGCTCCGGGGCTCCAGTCCGCGCTGGCGGCGCTCGAGCACCTGGCCGCCGGGGACACCCAGCACATGACGGGTTCCCTCAACCTGTCCGTGCCCGCGTTCTCCGTGGCGCCCGTGGTGGAGCCGGTGCTGCCGCGCTTCCTCGCGGCCCACCCGCACGTGCGCGTGAACGTGTCCGTGCAGGACCGGTTCGTGGACATCGTGAAGGAGGGCTACGACGCGGGCGTCCGGCTGACGGAGTCCGTGCAGCGCGACATGGTCCAGGTGCGCCTCACGCCCGCCTTCCGCTTCCTCGTCGTGGGCGCCCCCGCGTACTTCGAGCGGCACGGGACACCGCGGCATCCCCGCGACCTGGTGAACCACGCGTGCCTGGGCTACCGCGCGCCTTCCACGGGGCTGCCCTACCACTGGGAGTTCGAACAGGGGACGAAGGAGCTCACCGTACCGGTGAAGGGGCCGCTCACGTCGGACAACTCGGCGCTGCTCCTGACCATGGCCAGCGCGGGCCTGGGGCTCGCCTACCTCTCGGAGCTCCAGTCCGCGCCCGCCTTGCGCTCCGGTGCACTGCGGCCCGTGCTGGAGGAGTGGGCACCGCTCGTCCCCGGCCTCTTCCTGTACTACCCCCACCGGGCGCGGGCCTCCCGCCCGCTGCGGGCCTTCATCGAGCTGGCGAGGGAGCTGCTCCCCCGCCGCTGA